One Fibrobacter sp. genomic window, ATCATCATCCAAGTTATTGATTCGACTCAATCAAGTTATCGAATCCGATTAACCGAAAAAAGGAACTTTGAAATATTGCCTCTTCCAGGGGATTCCATTTGCTTTGAAGCCTCATGGTACCCCATCAATCCACCAACCGTTCCTGGAGCATTCGACACAAAAGGCTGGCTAAAATCCCAGGATCTTGTTGCTTTCGGAAAATTCAAACATTGGACAGCACACAAACATCACTGGACTCCTGAAAGAAGTTTTTTCTTTTTTAGACGATGGATTGGTCAGAGGTTTTCCGATTACCTGGAACCTGCAGAAACAGGGCTTTTATTGGGATTGCTCGCCGGAGATCGTTCGGGAATTCCAGATGCGTTGAGAAGTGATTTTCAGAGGTCCGGTCTCGTCCACGTCCTTGCAATTAGCGGTTTTCACGTGGTGCTTTTAGCGGGAATGCTCATGGTATTTTTGAAAGCCACAGGACTTCCCCACAACGTCGTGCGAATCGTCGCTGTAGTCCTCCTGCTCTTATACATTCCCGTAACAGGAGGTTCCCCTGCAGTAAGACGAGCCGTATTGATGTTCGCCGTTCCGCAGCTAGGAGCATTTTTTCAGCGGCAAGCCAACACCTTGAACAGTCTTGGCGTCGCTCTTTTATTCATCATGATTCCCGAGCCCGGCGTTATCTGGAATCCCGGTTTTCAACTTTCCGTGGCAGCCACCATGGGAATCCTTATCAGCGGCCCCATAAGCCCTTTGAAAAAAGTTCCCGACTTCCTTCGCAAAAACAAGATCTGGTCATTATTCCAAAACTTCATTCTTGAGCCAACCTACGTTACGTTATGCGCCACACTTTCTACAGCGCCATTCCTTATCCATCATTTCAAAACCCTTTCGCCATTTTCCTGGCTAGGAAACATTTTCGTGGTTCCAGCCATTTCCATGGGCATGCAAGCAGGACTTTTCGCTTTGCTTTCTCCACTTGACTTTTTACGAGAGTACTTCTGTTATGCAGCTCAATTTTTTCTTAGGCTAGCAACATTACTCACAAACAAATTATCAGACTCATCCCAAGCGTCAATAACCGTAGGTCCTTTCGATTCCAGTTTCCTTCTTCTCTGCGGGATTTTGATTTTACTTTTACCCCTATGCCGAGAGAACAAGATTGCTCGCAATTACGCCTTCTTTTGTCTTATAGCATTTACTGCGGCATTCACTTATGGTAGTTTCCAAAAGGCCTCCCATCCCTCATGGAAATTAACCACAATCGACATCGGCCAAGGGGACAGCCACCTCATCACCACCCCGTCTGGCAGGCATTTTCTCATTGACGCAGGAGACTCTGAACTACTTGGAGGCAAAGGGAAAAAAGACTCTGGCAAAGATGTCATCGTTCCTTATCTACATCACATTGGCGTTTCTACACTGGACGCCCTTATCATCACCCACCCTGACCTGGACCACTACGGAGGTTCCCTGTCCATCATAAAAACATTCCCGGTTAAAGAACTTTGGATTACGGATTGTGCCCGAATTGAGAACAAAGAAAGTTGGCAGAAAGTCATTTCCGAAGCGCTACGACGAAACATCATTGTCCGAGACATTGAACAGGGGTTTATGTGGAATGAAAAATTTTTTGACTTGCATGTCCTTCACCCCAATACCAAAGTTTGCTCTGACGCAAACACCCAAAGCAT contains:
- a CDS encoding DNA internalization-related competence protein ComEC/Rec2, which codes for MGFKSSNKAIFWIQLEQLVKPLSGKPALLSSAVIVAALASLDEPNFSLFLLCPIILISHVLPRYLQWVIFISLAAGILSHNHFSSNQNEFLENCSKVSIANEGCGFVESLQAKSSGYAIIIQVIDSTQSSYRIRLTEKRNFEILPLPGDSICFEASWYPINPPTVPGAFDTKGWLKSQDLVAFGKFKHWTAHKHHWTPERSFFFFRRWIGQRFSDYLEPAETGLLLGLLAGDRSGIPDALRSDFQRSGLVHVLAISGFHVVLLAGMLMVFLKATGLPHNVVRIVAVVLLLLYIPVTGGSPAVRRAVLMFAVPQLGAFFQRQANTLNSLGVALLFIMIPEPGVIWNPGFQLSVAATMGILISGPISPLKKVPDFLRKNKIWSLFQNFILEPTYVTLCATLSTAPFLIHHFKTLSPFSWLGNIFVVPAISMGMQAGLFALLSPLDFLREYFCYAAQFFLRLATLLTNKLSDSSQASITVGPFDSSFLLLCGILILLLPLCRENKIARNYAFFCLIAFTAAFTYGSFQKASHPSWKLTTIDIGQGDSHLITTPSGRHFLIDAGDSELLGGKGKKDSGKDVIVPYLHHIGVSTLDALIITHPDLDHYGGSLSIIKTFPVKELWITDCARIENKESWQKVISEALRRNIIVRDIEQGFMWNEKFFDLHVLHPNTKVCSDANTQSITFRAKGLGHSAVLTGDLTIAGEKEILKKKVYLKSDILKLGHHGSKTSSSRDFLKAVDPKLAIISSGRRNRFRHPSKKVIQRLDSLSLPYLNTAVVGTIDVIFSKDSMIVQTMLEPN